From Pantoea sp. Ep11b, the proteins below share one genomic window:
- the rpmI gene encoding 50S ribosomal protein L35, with the protein MPKIKTVRGAAKRFKKTASGGFKRKHANLRHILTKKSTKRKRHLRPKGMVSKGDLGLVIACLPYA; encoded by the coding sequence ATGCCAAAGATTAAAACTGTACGTGGCGCGGCTAAGCGCTTCAAGAAGACCGCTTCTGGCGGCTTCAAGCGTAAACACGCAAACCTGCGTCATATTCTGACGAAGAAATCTACTAAGCGTAAACGTCACCTGCGCCCTAAAGGCATGGTGTCAAAAGGCGATCTGGGTCTGGTTATTGCCTGCCTGCCGTACGCATAA
- the rplT gene encoding 50S ribosomal protein L20: MARVKRGVVARARHKKILKQAKGYYGARSRVYRVAFQAVIKAGQYAYRDRRQRKRQFRQLWIARINAAARQNGMSYSRFINGLKKAAIEIDRKILADIAVFDKVAFTALVEKAKSALA; the protein is encoded by the coding sequence ATGGCTCGTGTAAAACGTGGTGTAGTTGCTCGCGCACGTCACAAAAAAATCTTAAAACAAGCTAAAGGCTATTACGGTGCACGTTCACGTGTTTACCGTGTTGCTTTCCAGGCTGTTATCAAAGCTGGTCAGTATGCTTACCGTGACCGTCGTCAGCGTAAGCGTCAGTTCCGTCAGCTGTGGATCGCGCGTATCAACGCAGCGGCACGTCAGAACGGTATGTCTTACAGCCGTTTCATCAATGGTCTGAAAAAAGCAGCCATTGAGATCGACCGTAAGATCCTGGCCGACATCGCTGTATTCGACAAAGTGGCATTCACTGCACTGGTCGAAAAAGCGAAATCAGCTCTGGCGTAA
- the pheM gene encoding pheST operon leader peptide PheM translates to MNAAIFRFFFYFSA, encoded by the coding sequence ATGAATGCTGCTATTTTCCGTTTCTTTTTTTACTTTAGCGCCTGA
- the pheS gene encoding phenylalanine--tRNA ligase subunit alpha, whose translation MSQLAELVASATAAIDGATDIAALDAVRVEYLGKKGHLTLQMTTLRELPAEERPAAGAVINEAKQQVTDRLNARKEALEADVLNARLAQETIDVSLPGRRIENGGLHPVTRTMDRIETFFGELGFAVMTGPEIEDDYHNFDALNIPAHHPARADHDTFWFDATRLLRTQTSGVQIRTMQAQQPPIRIIAPGRVYRNDYDQTHTPMFHQMEGLIVDKNISFTNLKGTLHDFLNNFFEEDLQIRFRPSYFPFTEPSAEVDVMGKNGKWLEVLGCGMVHPNVLRNVGIDPEVYSGFAFGMGMERLTMLRYGVTDLRAFFENDLRFLKQFK comes from the coding sequence ATGTCTCAACTCGCAGAACTGGTGGCCAGCGCCACGGCGGCCATCGACGGGGCGACAGATATCGCCGCCCTTGACGCGGTGCGCGTCGAATATCTGGGTAAGAAAGGCCATCTGACACTGCAGATGACCACATTACGCGAGCTGCCAGCAGAGGAGCGTCCTGCAGCGGGTGCGGTCATCAACGAAGCCAAACAGCAGGTGACCGATCGCCTGAATGCCCGCAAAGAGGCACTCGAAGCCGACGTACTGAATGCCCGTCTGGCGCAGGAGACCATTGATGTTTCCCTGCCAGGGCGTCGTATTGAGAACGGTGGCCTGCATCCGGTGACCCGCACCATGGATCGCATTGAGACCTTCTTTGGCGAGCTGGGTTTTGCTGTTATGACCGGGCCAGAGATCGAAGATGACTACCATAACTTTGATGCGCTGAACATTCCTGCTCACCATCCGGCGCGCGCCGATCATGACACCTTCTGGTTCGATGCTACCCGACTGCTGCGCACGCAGACCTCTGGCGTGCAGATCCGTACTATGCAGGCTCAGCAGCCACCCATTCGCATCATTGCGCCGGGCCGCGTCTACCGTAACGACTACGATCAGACCCACACGCCGATGTTCCATCAGATGGAAGGGCTGATTGTTGATAAAAATATCAGCTTCACCAACCTCAAAGGCACGCTGCACGATTTCCTGAATAACTTCTTTGAAGAAGATTTGCAGATTCGTTTCCGTCCTTCCTATTTCCCGTTTACCGAACCCTCCGCTGAGGTGGACGTGATGGGTAAAAACGGCAAGTGGCTGGAAGTGCTGGGTTGCGGCATGGTCCATCCTAATGTACTGCGCAATGTTGGTATCGACCCGGAAGTTTATTCCGGCTTCGCCTTCGGAATGGGCATGGAGCGTCTGACCATGTTGCGCTATGGCGTGACCGATCTGCGCGCCTTCTTCGAAAATGATTTACGTTTCCTCAAACAATTTAAGTAA
- the pheT gene encoding phenylalanine--tRNA ligase subunit beta: protein MKFSELWLREWVNPALDSAALSEQITMAGLEVDGVEGVAGAFHGVVVGEVVECGQHPNADKLRVTKINVGGDRLLDIVCGAPNCRQGLKVAVATVGAVLPGDFKIKAAKLRGEPSEGMLCSFSELGISDDHNGIIELPADAPIGTDIREYLQLDDNTIEISVTPNRADCLGLIGIARDVAVLNGLPLNVPEMQPVAATLNDTFPIQVEATDACPRYLGRVVKGINVAAATPLWMKEKLRRCGIRSIDPVVDITNYVLLELGQPMHAFDLDRINGGIVVRMAKEGEKLTLLDGTEASLQADTLVIADHQQALAMAGIFGGEHSGVNGETRNILFECAYFDPLSITGRARRHGLHTDASHRYERGVDPALQHRAIERATALLLSICGGEAGPIIDQTHQAALPVPATITLRREKLDRLIGHVIADEQVTDILTRLGCDVTVGQGEWQAVAPSWRFDMAIEEDLVEEVARVYGYNNIPDVPVQAGLVMTRHREANLSLKRAKNLLVDKGYQEAITYSFVDPKIQQLLHPGEEALLLPSPISSDMSTMRLSLWTGLLNAVVYNQNRQQSRVRLFESGLRFVPDTQADLGIRQDLMLAGVISGNRVEEHWDLARQTVDFYDLKGDLESLLDLTGKLDEISFRAEVNPALHPGQSAAIYLHDEKIGFIGVVHPELERKLDLNGRTLVFELLWNKVADRVLPDAREISRFPANRRDIAVVVAENVPAADIIAECKKVGVNQVVGVNLFDVYRGKGVSEGYKSLAISLILQDTSRTLEEEEIAATVGKCVAALKERFQATLRD from the coding sequence ATGAAATTCAGTGAACTCTGGTTACGCGAATGGGTAAATCCAGCCCTGGACAGCGCCGCGCTGTCTGAACAAATCACCATGGCCGGTCTGGAAGTGGACGGTGTAGAGGGTGTTGCCGGTGCGTTCCACGGCGTCGTGGTCGGTGAAGTGGTGGAGTGCGGTCAGCACCCGAATGCCGACAAACTGCGTGTCACCAAAATCAACGTGGGCGGCGATCGCCTGCTGGACATCGTCTGTGGTGCGCCGAACTGCCGCCAGGGACTGAAAGTCGCCGTGGCGACCGTGGGTGCGGTGCTGCCGGGTGATTTTAAAATCAAAGCGGCCAAACTGCGTGGCGAACCCTCTGAGGGGATGCTCTGCTCCTTCTCCGAGCTGGGTATTTCCGACGACCATAATGGCATCATCGAACTGCCAGCTGATGCGCCGATTGGCACCGACATCCGTGAATACCTGCAGCTGGATGACAACACCATCGAGATCAGCGTCACGCCTAACCGCGCGGACTGCCTGGGTCTGATCGGGATCGCCCGTGACGTTGCGGTACTTAATGGCTTACCGCTGAACGTGCCTGAAATGCAGCCGGTTGCGGCCACCCTGAACGATACCTTCCCGATTCAGGTCGAGGCGACAGACGCCTGTCCGCGCTACCTGGGCCGTGTTGTCAAAGGAATTAACGTCGCGGCGGCCACGCCACTCTGGATGAAAGAGAAGCTGCGCCGCTGTGGCATTCGCTCGATCGATCCGGTCGTCGATATCACCAACTATGTTCTGCTGGAACTGGGTCAGCCGATGCACGCTTTCGACCTCGACCGCATCAACGGCGGCATCGTGGTGCGGATGGCGAAAGAGGGTGAGAAGCTGACGCTGCTGGATGGCACCGAAGCCAGCCTGCAGGCAGATACGCTGGTGATCGCCGATCATCAGCAGGCGCTGGCGATGGCCGGTATCTTCGGCGGTGAACATTCCGGTGTGAACGGCGAAACCCGTAATATCCTGTTTGAGTGCGCTTACTTCGATCCGCTCTCCATTACCGGCCGCGCCCGCCGTCACGGTCTGCATACCGATGCGTCACACCGCTATGAGCGTGGCGTTGATCCGGCGCTGCAGCATAGGGCAATTGAGCGTGCCACCGCGCTGCTGCTGTCGATCTGCGGCGGTGAAGCGGGTCCGATCATCGATCAGACTCACCAGGCCGCACTCCCGGTTCCGGCGACTATTACGCTGCGCCGCGAAAAACTGGATCGTCTGATTGGTCATGTCATCGCCGATGAGCAGGTCACCGACATCCTGACGCGTCTCGGCTGCGACGTCACCGTGGGCCAGGGCGAGTGGCAGGCTGTGGCACCGAGCTGGCGTTTCGACATGGCGATCGAGGAAGATCTGGTTGAAGAGGTGGCCCGTGTCTACGGCTACAACAACATTCCGGATGTGCCGGTGCAGGCGGGCCTGGTAATGACCCGTCATCGCGAAGCGAACCTGTCACTGAAACGCGCTAAAAACCTGCTGGTGGATAAAGGCTATCAGGAAGCGATTACCTATAGCTTCGTGGATCCAAAAATTCAGCAGCTGCTGCATCCGGGCGAAGAGGCGCTGCTGCTGCCCAGCCCGATCTCCAGCGATATGTCGACCATGCGCCTCTCGCTCTGGACCGGCCTGCTCAACGCGGTGGTCTATAACCAGAATCGCCAGCAGAGCCGCGTGCGTCTGTTTGAGAGCGGTCTGCGCTTTGTGCCGGATACACAGGCTGATTTAGGCATCCGTCAGGATCTTATGCTGGCTGGTGTCATCAGCGGTAACCGTGTGGAAGAGCACTGGGATCTGGCGCGTCAGACAGTTGACTTCTATGATTTAAAAGGCGATTTAGAGTCGCTGCTCGATTTAACCGGCAAACTGGATGAAATCAGCTTCCGCGCTGAAGTGAATCCGGCCCTGCATCCAGGCCAGAGCGCGGCGATTTATCTGCACGATGAAAAAATCGGATTTATCGGCGTGGTTCATCCTGAGCTGGAACGTAAGCTTGATCTTAACGGCCGCACCTTAGTCTTTGAACTGCTTTGGAATAAGGTCGCAGACCGCGTCCTGCCTGACGCGCGCGAGATTTCTCGCTTCCCGGCGAACCGTCGTGATATTGCGGTTGTAGTGGCCGAAAACGTGCCAGCAGCAGATATCATTGCGGAGTGTAAGAAAGTTGGCGTAAATCAGGTAGTTGGCGTAAACTTGTTTGACGTGTACCGCGGTAAGGGCGTTTCTGAGGGCTACAAGAGCCTCGCAATCAGCCTGATTTTGCAGGATACCAGCCGGACACTCGAAGAAGAGGAGATTGCCGCGACCGTTGGCAAATGCGTTGCGGCATTAAAAGAGCGATTCCAGGCAACCTTGAGGGATTGA
- the ihfA gene encoding integration host factor subunit alpha, with protein MALTKAEMSEYLFEKLGLSKRDAKELVELFFEEVRRALENGEQVKLSGFGNFDLRDKNQRPGRNPKTGEDIPITARRVVTFRPGQKLKSRVENATPKETD; from the coding sequence ATGGCGCTTACAAAAGCTGAGATGTCAGAGTACCTGTTTGAGAAACTCGGGCTGAGCAAACGCGATGCCAAAGAGTTAGTAGAGCTGTTTTTCGAAGAGGTACGTCGCGCTTTGGAGAACGGAGAACAGGTTAAACTGTCTGGGTTTGGTAATTTCGACCTGCGTGACAAGAACCAGCGTCCTGGCAGAAACCCGAAAACGGGTGAAGATATTCCGATTACTGCGCGTCGCGTAGTAACGTTCCGCCCAGGGCAGAAGCTGAAAAGCCGCGTAGAGAACGCTACACCCAAAGAGACTGACTGA
- the btuC gene encoding vitamin B12 ABC transporter permease BtuC, with product MSLLDQLARQADRRGQKWLMALALMLSALLCLSLCAGDSWIVPSHWLTESSRLFVWELRLPRSLAVVLVGASLAMCGVVMQALFTNPLAEPGLLGVSNGAGIGLVLGVLLGSGSLWSLALAAIAGALVITLILLHFAHRQLSTTRLLLTGVALGIICSAIMTWTVYFSTSLDLRQLMYWMMGGFSGVDWRYGWMMLALLPVMLALSATGPALNLLALGETSARQLGLSLFGWRNLLVLAMGWLTGISVAMAGAIGFVGLLIPHLLRLSGLSDHRYLLPASALAGAGVLLAADIVARLALTSAELPIGVVTATLGAPLFILLLVKSSR from the coding sequence ATGTCTCTGCTCGACCAGCTCGCGCGTCAGGCCGACCGGCGCGGCCAGAAATGGCTGATGGCGCTAGCCCTGATGCTCTCTGCACTGCTCTGTCTCAGCCTCTGCGCAGGAGACAGCTGGATTGTGCCTTCACACTGGCTTACCGAAAGTAGCCGGCTCTTTGTCTGGGAGTTACGGTTGCCCCGCAGCCTGGCGGTGGTGCTGGTTGGCGCCTCGCTGGCGATGTGCGGCGTGGTGATGCAGGCGCTGTTTACCAACCCGCTGGCCGAGCCTGGCCTGCTGGGCGTCTCGAATGGGGCCGGTATTGGCCTGGTGCTCGGCGTGCTGCTGGGTAGCGGGTCATTGTGGAGCCTCGCGCTTGCCGCAATTGCCGGGGCGCTGGTCATTACGCTGATCCTGCTGCATTTTGCGCATCGCCAGCTTTCGACGACGCGGCTGTTACTCACCGGCGTGGCGCTGGGGATTATCTGCAGCGCTATCATGACCTGGACGGTCTACTTCAGCACCAGTCTCGATCTGCGTCAGCTGATGTATTGGATGATGGGGGGATTCAGCGGGGTTGACTGGCGCTATGGCTGGATGATGCTGGCGCTGTTGCCGGTGATGCTGGCCCTGAGCGCAACCGGCCCGGCTCTCAATCTGCTGGCCCTGGGGGAAACCTCCGCCCGTCAGCTCGGGCTCTCGCTGTTCGGCTGGCGTAATCTGCTGGTGCTGGCGATGGGCTGGCTGACGGGGATCAGCGTGGCGATGGCAGGGGCCATTGGCTTTGTCGGGCTGCTTATTCCGCATCTGCTGCGTCTGAGTGGCCTCAGCGACCACCGCTATCTGCTGCCCGCCTCCGCGCTGGCGGGGGCGGGCGTGCTGCTGGCCGCCGATATTGTGGCGCGGCTGGCGCTGACCTCGGCGGAGCTGCCGATAGGGGTGGTTACCGCCACGCTGGGCGCTCCGCTGTTTATTCTTTTACTGGTGAAATCTTCTCGCTAG
- a CDS encoding glutathione peroxidase, which translates to MNIYQTELVTIDGEKTTLAQWQGKVLLVVNVASKCGLTPQYEELENLQKAWQDHGFSVLGFPCNQFLEQEPGSSEEIKTFCSTTYGVTFPLFAKTEVNGPERHPLFAQLIAARPEAVRPEGSGFYERMESKGRAPKAPGDILWNFEKFLIGRDGSVIQRFAPDMTPEDPIILETIKQALAK; encoded by the coding sequence ATGAACATTTATCAGACTGAACTGGTTACGATCGATGGAGAAAAAACCACGCTGGCCCAATGGCAGGGCAAAGTGCTGCTGGTGGTTAATGTGGCATCGAAATGTGGCCTGACACCGCAATATGAAGAGCTGGAGAATCTGCAGAAAGCCTGGCAGGATCACGGCTTCAGCGTGCTCGGCTTTCCCTGCAATCAGTTTCTTGAGCAGGAGCCCGGCAGCAGCGAAGAGATCAAAACGTTCTGCAGCACCACCTATGGTGTGACCTTTCCGCTGTTTGCTAAGACCGAGGTCAACGGCCCGGAGCGTCATCCGCTCTTTGCTCAGCTGATTGCCGCGCGGCCAGAGGCGGTCCGTCCGGAAGGCAGCGGCTTTTACGAGCGGATGGAAAGCAAAGGGCGTGCGCCAAAAGCGCCAGGCGACATCCTGTGGAACTTCGAAAAGTTTCTGATTGGCCGGGACGGCAGCGTCATCCAGCGCTTTGCGCCGGACATGACGCCGGAAGATCCGATCATTCTGGAAACCATTAAGCAGGCTCTGGCGAAGTAG
- the btuD gene encoding vitamin B12 ABC transporter ATP-binding protein BtuD yields MLLRLHQAAVPGRLLSLSGEIAAGQLLHVAGPNGAGKSTLLSVLAGLQPAAGSVVLDDRPLAEWQGAALASVRGWLPQQQVPLSQMPVWHYLRLHLKQAGPQADARLGALLQRLQLQDKLSRSLTRLSGGEWQRVRLAAVCLQIDPRINPQGRLLILDEPMTALDIGQQKAVDDLIAELCAAGISVVASSHDLNHSLQRADRVWLMDRGQLIAQGEPAAVLTPQRLTPLYQITFRQLELEGRTVLTVLP; encoded by the coding sequence ATGCTGCTGCGCCTGCACCAGGCGGCTGTTCCTGGAAGGCTGCTGTCACTGAGCGGTGAAATCGCCGCGGGCCAGCTGCTGCACGTCGCAGGCCCTAACGGTGCAGGCAAGAGCACGCTGCTGAGTGTGTTAGCGGGACTGCAACCTGCCGCCGGTTCGGTCGTGCTGGATGACCGGCCGCTGGCGGAGTGGCAGGGTGCGGCGCTGGCCAGCGTTCGTGGCTGGTTGCCCCAGCAGCAGGTTCCGCTGAGCCAGATGCCGGTCTGGCACTATTTACGTCTGCATCTTAAACAGGCAGGGCCGCAGGCCGATGCCCGGCTCGGCGCGCTGCTGCAACGGCTTCAGCTGCAGGATAAACTCTCCCGTTCCCTGACACGGCTCTCCGGTGGTGAATGGCAGCGCGTCAGGCTGGCGGCGGTCTGCCTGCAGATCGATCCCCGGATCAATCCGCAGGGACGGCTGTTGATACTTGACGAGCCGATGACCGCGCTGGACATCGGTCAGCAAAAAGCCGTGGACGATCTGATAGCAGAGTTATGCGCGGCGGGCATCAGCGTGGTGGCCAGCAGCCACGATCTTAACCACAGCCTGCAACGGGCCGATCGGGTCTGGCTGATGGATCGGGGGCAGCTGATTGCGCAGGGCGAACCGGCAGCGGTTCTGACGCCACAGCGCCTGACACCGCTCTATCAGATCACTTTCCGGCAACTTGAGCTGGAAGGGCGAACCGTGCTGACCGTGTTGCCCTGA
- a CDS encoding NlpC/P60 family protein, with protein sequence MRLGLLILVLLLTGCTHHAPPVNGRLSDSITVIAELNDQLGNWHGTPYRYGGMSRQGVDCSGFVYLTFRDRFALQLPRTTSAQSDIGTRISKDELLPGDLVFFKTGRGENGLHVGIYDSDNAFIHASTSQGVTRSSLDNVYWRKVFWQARRI encoded by the coding sequence ATGCGCCTGGGTTTGCTGATTTTAGTGCTGCTGCTGACGGGGTGCACTCATCACGCCCCGCCAGTGAATGGCCGTCTTTCCGATTCGATAACCGTGATTGCAGAACTGAACGATCAGCTCGGGAACTGGCACGGCACGCCATACCGCTATGGCGGCATGAGCCGCCAGGGTGTCGACTGCTCCGGGTTTGTCTATCTGACGTTCCGCGACAGGTTTGCGCTGCAGCTGCCGCGCACTACCTCCGCCCAAAGTGACATCGGCACGCGCATCAGCAAAGATGAGCTGCTGCCCGGCGATCTGGTCTTTTTTAAAACCGGACGCGGTGAGAATGGCCTGCATGTGGGGATCTATGACAGTGACAATGCGTTTATTCACGCCTCAACCAGTCAGGGTGTGACCCGATCCTCACTGGACAATGTTTACTGGCGGAAAGTGTTCTGGCAGGCGCGTCGCATATAA